One window of Xylocopa sonorina isolate GNS202 chromosome 9, iyXylSono1_principal, whole genome shotgun sequence genomic DNA carries:
- the LOC143426628 gene encoding odorant receptor 4-like, producing MTSKTIIARPIEVCLRAIGVWPNSSCKIFQRIFWAVVMGVGITFQIWYCISYFKTVDLPDLLDGLSLTLSNTVTFIKVIILWFNYRTLYNVLAVVFEDWNNRTLADRNKQFMLDNSLVSVRISNFLIIIYSLTCILYSVTTMFVPDDVDAQSNFKNRKLLLKMRLPFQATVSPLYEVVTVAQFTFEYSVALVAAMLMALSAALVLHIGSQIDIICHELLETSNFSEKEASYMLKNIIVRHQRIIYLSENINDIFLYTSLVQFLSNTLVICFLGFILVHSLGTEEGPRILAKCFTYYVAVNCEAFVLCYTGEYLISKSGNISRAVYDMAWYNLKPRDGRIALLILARAQTHLKLTAGKFAILCVETFANMLKASASYISILLAMY from the exons ATGACATCAAAAACTATCATTGCCCGTCCCATTGAAGTTTGTCTTCGTGCAATCGGTGTTTGGCCGAACTCGTCGTGCAAAATTTTCCAACGCATCTTTTGGGCAGTCGTAATGGGTGTCGGCATAACATTTCAAATTTGGTATTGcatttcttactttaaaacggtGGATCTACCCGATTTATTGGACGGCTTAAGCTTGACTTTATCAAACACggttacgttcattaaagtgatCATACTTTGGTTTAACTATCG AACTCTTTACAACGTCCTGGCAGTAGTGTTCGAGGATTGGAATAATCGTACTCTCGCCGATCGGAATAAACAGTTTATGTTGGATAATTCTTTAGTATCTGTTCGCATTTCGAATTTTCTGATCATCATTTACTCACTGACCTGCATTCTATATTCAGTGACCACCATGTTCGTTCCCGACGACGTTGATGCACAATCGAATTTCAAGAACAGGAAACTGTTGCTTAAAATGAGGTTGCCTTTCCAGGCAACGGTCTCTCCACTTTATGAAGTTGTTACTGTTGCACAGTTCACGTTCGAGTACTCTGTCGCACTTGTGGCTGCGATGTTGATGGCGTTATCTGCGGCTCTA GTTCTTCATATAGGCAGCCAAATAGACATCATTTGTCACGAACTCCTCGAGACTTCTAACTTTAGCGAGAAGGAAGCATCGTATATGCTGAAAAATATAATTGTTAGGCATCAaagaattatttatttatccGAGAACATCAATGACATATTTCTATATACATCTCTGGTGCAATTTCTGTCGAATACTTTAGTGATCTGTTTTTTAGGATTTATTCTAGTGCAT TCTTTAGGCACCGAAGAAGGGCCTAGAATATTGGCAAAGTGTTTCACCTATTATGTTGCTGTGAATTGTGAGGCATTTGTTCTTTGTTATACTGGAGAATACCTTATATCCAAG AGTGGAAATATCAGTCGAGCTGTATACGATATGGCTTGGTATAACTTAAAACCAAGAGATGGTCGAATCGCATTACTAATTCTAGCGCGGGCTCAAACGCACTTAAAGCTTACTGCTGGAAAGTTTGCGATTCTTTGCGTGGAAACGTTCGCGAAT ATGCTAAAAGCTTCTGCCTCGTACATTTCGATACTACTTGCGATGTACTAA